The following coding sequences are from one Halomicrobium zhouii window:
- the guaB gene encoding IMP dehydrogenase — protein MANEREPFSQKLQVPEALTFDDVLLRPKESRVEPDEADTATRVSKNVEINVPVLTAAMDTVTESDMAIAMARHGGLGVLHRNMDVDQMVAEIERVKRADELIIRDVVTAAPDQTVRDVDQMMDKQGVSGAPVVDDDGQVLGIISGTDIRPYLEVGEDDAVDEAMTDEVVTAPEDVTAREALELMYEHKIERVPIVDDDNRLIGLVTMQGILQRREYDTAARDENDRLVAGAAVGPFELDRATAADEAGADVLFIDSAHAHNLNVVDSAREIKETVDADVVVGNIGTREAAEDVVDFADGVKVGIGPGSICTTRVVTGAGMPQITAVSQVADVASQHDVPVIADGGIRYSGDAIKAVAAGADAVMLGSYFAGTDEAPGRVITMNGKKYKQYRGMGSVGAMSDGGGDRYLKEEDEDDEFVPEGVEAATPYKGSVQSELHQLVGGMQSGMGYVGAETLPEFKERSEFVRVSAAGQQESHPHDVMITDEAPNYSPDGN, from the coding sequence ATGGCGAACGAGCGCGAGCCCTTCTCGCAAAAACTCCAGGTACCGGAAGCGCTGACGTTCGACGACGTCCTCCTGCGACCCAAGGAGTCGCGCGTCGAACCGGACGAGGCAGACACCGCGACGCGGGTCTCCAAGAACGTCGAGATCAACGTCCCAGTCCTCACGGCGGCGATGGACACCGTCACCGAGAGCGACATGGCCATCGCGATGGCCCGACACGGCGGCCTCGGCGTCCTCCACCGCAACATGGACGTCGACCAGATGGTCGCCGAGATCGAGCGCGTCAAGCGCGCCGACGAGCTGATCATCCGCGACGTCGTCACCGCCGCCCCGGACCAGACGGTCCGCGACGTCGACCAGATGATGGACAAACAGGGCGTCTCCGGCGCCCCGGTCGTCGACGACGACGGCCAGGTCCTGGGTATCATCTCGGGCACGGACATCCGCCCGTACCTCGAGGTCGGCGAGGACGACGCCGTCGACGAGGCCATGACCGACGAGGTCGTCACCGCTCCCGAGGACGTCACCGCCCGCGAGGCCCTGGAACTGATGTACGAGCACAAGATCGAGCGCGTCCCCATCGTCGACGACGATAACCGCCTCATCGGTCTCGTCACGATGCAGGGCATCCTCCAGCGTCGCGAGTACGACACCGCGGCTCGCGACGAGAACGACCGACTCGTCGCCGGCGCCGCGGTCGGGCCGTTCGAACTCGACCGCGCGACGGCAGCCGACGAGGCCGGCGCCGACGTGCTGTTCATCGACTCCGCGCACGCGCACAACCTGAACGTCGTCGACAGCGCCCGCGAGATCAAGGAGACCGTCGACGCCGACGTCGTCGTCGGCAACATCGGCACCCGCGAGGCCGCCGAGGACGTCGTCGACTTCGCCGACGGCGTCAAGGTCGGCATCGGCCCCGGCTCCATCTGTACCACCCGCGTCGTCACCGGCGCCGGGATGCCCCAGATCACGGCCGTCTCCCAGGTCGCCGACGTCGCCAGCCAGCACGACGTCCCCGTCATCGCCGACGGCGGCATCCGGTACTCCGGTGACGCCATCAAGGCCGTCGCCGCCGGTGCCGACGCCGTGATGCTCGGCTCCTACTTCGCGGGCACGGACGAGGCGCCGGGCCGCGTCATCACCATGAACGGCAAGAAGTACAAGCAGTACCGCGGCATGGGCTCCGTCGGCGCGATGAGCGACGGCGGCGGCGACCGCTACCTGAAGGAAGAGGACGAGGACGACGAGTTCGTCCCCGAGGGCGTCGAGGCCGCGACGCCGTACAAGGGGTCAGTCCAGTCCGAACTCCACCAGCTCGTCGGCGGCATGCAGTCCGGCATGGGCTACGTCGGCGCCGAAACGCTCCCGGAGTTCAAGGAGCGCTCCGAGTTCGTCCGCGTCTCCGCGGCCGGCCAGCAGGAGAGTCACCCCCACGACGTGATGATCACCGACGAGGCGCCCAACTACAGCCCCGACGGCAACTGA
- a CDS encoding DUF5794 domain-containing protein yields the protein MSSSQHPVAVGLERRVGGATRLLATVMLLPLLDGVFAAVVLAGALSSVTGIIEVGLLIFGGSATLAVILAEMDGDVREVTKSILLVGAVVVVGAVVVAALAPIIRSVLVPGVFDRFAAIIILAIAGRTASARIGEILPRPSMILIIGLVVSVDLNGLSVVVQTDPGLMLRAAAAAGVGVAFALTAALAGPWLRNAVDIDRFRFGSAVALGVLPLSLFGAIPGDAPVALAVLGVTTLLAFDPGRARQRDDEFDPDRVDVTAAFTDGGASQGVEHDDADTEPHRAVPFGDDGANTADGEDGDDDDDERLPWL from the coding sequence ATGAGTAGCTCTCAACACCCGGTCGCCGTCGGACTCGAGCGGCGCGTCGGCGGCGCCACGCGCCTCCTCGCGACGGTGATGCTGTTACCCCTGCTCGACGGCGTCTTCGCAGCCGTCGTCCTGGCAGGGGCGCTCTCCAGCGTCACCGGCATCATCGAGGTCGGCCTGCTCATCTTCGGCGGGTCCGCGACGCTGGCGGTCATCCTCGCCGAGATGGACGGCGACGTCAGGGAGGTAACGAAGTCGATACTGCTGGTCGGTGCAGTAGTCGTCGTGGGCGCCGTCGTCGTGGCCGCGCTCGCCCCGATCATCCGGAGCGTGCTCGTCCCCGGCGTCTTCGACCGCTTCGCGGCCATCATCATCCTCGCCATCGCGGGCCGCACCGCCAGCGCCCGCATCGGCGAGATACTCCCGCGCCCGTCGATGATACTCATCATCGGCCTGGTCGTCAGCGTCGACCTGAACGGCCTGTCCGTCGTCGTCCAGACCGACCCCGGACTCATGCTCCGCGCGGCCGCTGCCGCCGGCGTCGGCGTCGCATTTGCCCTGACCGCCGCGCTCGCCGGCCCGTGGCTCCGCAACGCCGTCGACATCGACCGGTTCCGCTTCGGCAGCGCCGTCGCGCTGGGGGTCCTTCCGCTGAGCCTCTTCGGTGCCATCCCGGGGGACGCCCCCGTCGCGCTTGCGGTGCTCGGCGTGACGACGTTGCTGGCGTTCGACCCCGGCCGCGCCCGCCAGCGCGACGACGAGTTCGACCCCGACCGCGTCGACGTGACCGCGGCGTTCACCGACGGCGGCGCCTCGCAGGGCGTCGAACACGACGACGCCGACACCGAACCGCACCGCGCGGTCCCGTTCGGCGACGACGGCGCCAACACTGCGGACGGCGAGGACGGCGACGATGACGACGACGAGCGCCTCCCCTGGCTCTGA
- a CDS encoding DUF5795 family protein, producing the protein MADNRVVQGRMVTPESLAEIIEGESVMDAEAIEDADRDCPDCGGDVIKVGYMPSVTEFVTGFKCQDCDWAETDRE; encoded by the coding sequence ATGGCTGACAACCGCGTCGTCCAGGGACGGATGGTCACGCCCGAGAGCCTCGCCGAGATAATCGAGGGCGAGTCCGTCATGGACGCCGAAGCGATCGAGGACGCCGACCGCGACTGTCCCGACTGCGGCGGCGACGTTATCAAGGTCGGCTACATGCCCAGCGTGACAGAGTTCGTCACGGGCTTCAAGTGCCAGGACTGCGACTGGGCCGAGACCGACCGAGAGTAA
- a CDS encoding PH domain-containing protein — protein sequence MATVYESLDEFDSRSRDGIERMLYDGETFIGAIPCWDFMVTRRSATKLILTDQRVVAYKRGIIRQKEKDVLLPRITSIGFKKGILFGKIVLKGAGFKYSNYVSRSKGRGFASEIRNQTR from the coding sequence ATGGCTACCGTCTACGAATCCCTCGACGAGTTCGATTCTCGGTCGAGAGACGGAATCGAGCGGATGCTCTACGACGGCGAGACGTTCATCGGTGCAATCCCCTGCTGGGACTTCATGGTCACACGCCGAAGCGCGACGAAGTTGATTCTCACCGACCAGCGCGTCGTGGCGTACAAACGAGGGATTATCCGGCAAAAGGAGAAGGACGTCCTCCTTCCCAGAATCACCAGCATCGGTTTCAAGAAGGGGATTCTGTTCGGTAAAATCGTGCTCAAAGGAGCGGGGTTCAAATACTCGAACTACGTGAGCCGGTCGAAGGGCCGTGGATTCGCCTCGGAGATCAGGAATCAAACCCGGTGA
- a CDS encoding response regulator: MPVDDEQPGDPIDILLVEPSPGDTRLFTESFRDGKLANCLHTVSDGESAIDFLHQRGGFADAPRPNLVLLEPNLPATGGRDVLSALKNEPALSDIPVTVLTSSDVGEDIARSHGIEADHYIQKPIEPDEFIAFVQSVEDFWLAIIEEPVADD; encoded by the coding sequence ATGCCGGTAGACGACGAACAGCCGGGCGACCCCATCGACATCCTGCTGGTCGAGCCGAGCCCGGGCGATACCCGACTCTTCACGGAGTCGTTTCGAGACGGCAAACTGGCCAACTGTCTCCACACCGTCTCCGACGGCGAATCGGCTATCGACTTCCTTCACCAGCGCGGCGGGTTCGCCGACGCCCCACGCCCCAACCTCGTCCTCCTCGAACCGAACCTTCCCGCCACTGGCGGACGAGACGTCCTCTCGGCGCTGAAGAACGAACCTGCCCTCTCGGACATCCCCGTCACCGTCCTGACGAGTTCCGACGTCGGCGAGGATATCGCCAGGTCCCACGGCATCGAGGCCGACCACTACATCCAGAAACCGATCGAACCCGACGAGTTCATCGCGTTCGTGCAATCCGTCGAGGATTTCTGGCTCGCGATCATCGAAGAGCCAGTCGCGGACGATTGA
- a CDS encoding HalOD1 output domain-containing protein produces the protein MENGRDGFRTFDDVSPSETVIQEVSEKTDTDPLALPPLYESIDPDALDALFESADGTSVQVEFEYAGRHVVLDSSGRVGVSS, from the coding sequence ATGGAAAACGGACGGGACGGCTTTCGAACCTTCGACGACGTCTCGCCCAGTGAGACGGTGATACAGGAGGTCTCGGAGAAGACCGACACCGATCCGCTGGCGCTCCCACCGCTCTACGAATCGATCGATCCGGACGCGCTGGACGCGCTGTTCGAGTCCGCTGACGGAACCAGCGTCCAGGTCGAGTTCGAGTACGCCGGACGCCACGTGGTCCTCGATAGCTCCGGTCGCGTCGGCGTGAGTTCCTGA
- a CDS encoding MFS transporter: MSRVGGSVALLRDREFAALAGTAFARSQAFSTILIALALYADAFGTTGLVEGLWGTGFALVQLLVVLPLGRKIDTGNAKAYLLAGFVLNLGVFAGFVFVDNAVHVVLVRMLQGLGASVLWITGSTVIGEISPDGEQGRWLGSYNQFGAISSLAGDVVGGYLLFAHGFTFTYAVLSAITVATFVLVWRFLRTNPGGRKDPEDAGGVETFRTLLARPMVRALVTFRFTFSVGKMAVIIFLPIYARTVFGFNALEIGWIMAGGKLTKALSQGYVGDLTDRLGRRYLFVTVGAGLYGLGTALIPLAAYFEGTVTPLRIDTFAGTTVIGGAFLTLFGAFGLLGVADSIRLPASMSLFVDEGAEYDAVASSMSLRSISWKVGQVVGPVLIGGVKEFVSAEAAFLAAAGFIVFATTVFGVTTIRAHRRERADPVPGD; this comes from the coding sequence GTGTCCCGCGTCGGAGGATCGGTCGCGCTCCTGCGAGACCGCGAGTTCGCTGCGCTCGCCGGCACGGCGTTCGCCAGGAGCCAGGCGTTTTCGACCATTCTGATCGCCCTCGCGCTGTACGCCGACGCGTTCGGAACGACCGGCCTCGTCGAGGGGCTGTGGGGGACCGGATTCGCGCTCGTCCAGTTACTCGTCGTGCTCCCGCTCGGGCGAAAGATCGACACCGGGAACGCCAAGGCCTACCTGCTCGCCGGGTTCGTCCTCAATCTGGGCGTCTTCGCCGGGTTCGTCTTCGTCGACAACGCCGTCCACGTCGTTCTCGTCCGGATGCTCCAGGGCCTGGGCGCATCCGTACTGTGGATAACGGGTTCCACCGTCATCGGTGAGATCAGTCCCGACGGCGAGCAGGGCCGATGGCTGGGGTCCTACAACCAGTTCGGCGCAATCTCCTCGCTCGCCGGCGACGTCGTCGGCGGGTACCTCCTCTTCGCCCACGGGTTCACGTTCACGTACGCGGTACTCAGCGCCATCACCGTCGCGACGTTCGTCCTCGTCTGGCGATTCCTCCGGACGAACCCGGGCGGACGGAAGGACCCCGAAGACGCCGGCGGCGTCGAGACGTTCCGCACCCTGCTGGCCAGACCGATGGTGCGGGCGCTCGTCACCTTCCGGTTCACCTTCAGCGTCGGCAAGATGGCGGTGATCATCTTCCTCCCGATCTACGCCCGGACGGTGTTCGGGTTCAACGCGCTCGAAATCGGGTGGATCATGGCCGGGGGGAAACTGACGAAGGCGCTCAGTCAGGGGTACGTCGGCGACCTCACGGACAGACTCGGCAGGCGGTACCTCTTCGTGACCGTCGGCGCGGGCCTCTACGGCCTGGGCACCGCGCTGATCCCGCTCGCGGCCTACTTCGAGGGGACAGTGACGCCACTACGGATCGACACCTTCGCCGGAACCACGGTGATCGGCGGTGCGTTCCTCACCCTGTTCGGCGCGTTCGGGCTGCTCGGCGTCGCCGACAGCATCCGCCTCCCGGCGAGTATGTCGCTGTTCGTCGACGAAGGCGCGGAGTACGACGCCGTGGCCTCCAGCATGTCGCTGCGGTCGATCTCGTGGAAGGTGGGGCAGGTCGTCGGACCGGTGCTCATCGGCGGCGTCAAGGAATTCGTCTCGGCGGAGGCGGCGTTCCTCGCAGCCGCGGGGTTCATCGTCTTCGCGACGACCGTCTTCGGCGTCACGACGATCAGAGCACACCGTCGGGAACGAGCGGACCCCGTCCCGGGAGACTGA
- the dinB gene encoding DNA polymerase IV: MDGERLPGTQTDDGARIVTHVDMDCFYAACERLREPALDGEPLVVGMGFEPGETIGAVATASYEAREYGVDSAMAISEALERLPRKIDVVDDPDRDVDEAGFYRPVDMSYYESVSSEVKAILQERADVVREVSIDEAYLDVSDEIRWEEAEEWAEQLKSDIEDAVGVAASVGVAPTMSAAKVASDHDKPDGLVVVEPGEVRDFFADLPVDEVHGVGPVTAAELSSLGIETAGDLADADPDTLADRFGERGMEIYRYARGEDEREVTPRGLPKSLSRESAFASATSDEDAKRDRVRSLADSVADRATSKDALYQTIGIKVVTPPYDVHTRAHSLPGPVDEPSLVEEVALDLLEEFEGDRVRKVGVRVSKLSFSGGDQSSLDGFESAAGSAESADSTSSFERERSSHETSPTNATTDDGPVSEGQASLDGFEAMADGADRSDDDSPTDSTGDGADDEAAESGRSSEGQSTLGEF; this comes from the coding sequence ATGGACGGGGAGCGGCTCCCGGGAACGCAGACGGACGACGGGGCCCGCATCGTCACCCACGTCGACATGGACTGCTTCTACGCGGCCTGCGAGCGACTGCGCGAACCAGCCCTCGACGGGGAACCACTCGTCGTCGGGATGGGCTTCGAACCCGGGGAGACCATCGGCGCGGTCGCCACCGCCAGTTACGAGGCCCGCGAGTACGGCGTCGATAGCGCGATGGCCATCTCGGAGGCCCTCGAGCGACTCCCCCGCAAGATAGACGTCGTCGACGACCCCGACCGCGACGTCGACGAGGCCGGCTTCTACCGACCCGTGGACATGTCCTACTACGAATCCGTCAGTTCGGAGGTCAAGGCGATCCTCCAGGAACGCGCCGACGTCGTCCGCGAGGTCAGCATCGACGAGGCGTACCTGGACGTCAGCGACGAGATACGCTGGGAGGAGGCCGAGGAGTGGGCCGAACAACTGAAATCCGACATCGAGGACGCGGTCGGCGTCGCGGCGAGCGTCGGCGTCGCGCCGACGATGAGCGCCGCGAAGGTCGCCAGCGACCACGACAAGCCCGACGGCCTCGTCGTCGTCGAACCCGGCGAGGTACGGGACTTCTTCGCCGACCTCCCCGTCGACGAGGTCCACGGGGTCGGCCCCGTGACGGCCGCGGAACTGAGTTCCCTGGGCATCGAGACGGCTGGCGACCTCGCCGATGCCGACCCCGACACGCTGGCCGACCGCTTCGGCGAACGCGGGATGGAAATCTACCGCTACGCCCGCGGCGAGGACGAACGCGAGGTGACGCCCCGGGGCCTGCCCAAGAGCCTCTCGCGGGAGTCCGCCTTCGCCAGCGCGACGAGCGACGAGGACGCGAAACGTGACCGCGTCCGCTCGCTCGCCGACTCCGTCGCCGACCGGGCCACCAGCAAGGATGCACTCTACCAGACCATCGGGATCAAGGTCGTCACGCCACCCTACGACGTCCACACGCGCGCGCACTCGCTTCCGGGCCCGGTCGACGAACCGTCGCTGGTCGAGGAGGTGGCGCTCGACCTGCTGGAGGAGTTCGAGGGCGACCGCGTCCGGAAGGTCGGCGTCCGCGTCTCGAAGCTCAGTTTCTCCGGCGGCGACCAGTCGAGTCTCGACGGGTTCGAGAGCGCGGCCGGGTCGGCCGAATCGGCCGATTCGACCAGTTCGTTCGAGCGCGAGCGCAGCAGTCACGAGACATCACCGACGAACGCGACGACGGACGACGGTCCGGTTTCGGAAGGGCAGGCGAGTCTCGACGGATTCGAAGCAATGGCTGACGGAGCAGACAGGTCTGATGACGACAGTCCCACGGATTCGACTGGCGACGGTGCCGACGACGAAGCGGCCGAAAGCGGCCGCTCGTCAGAGGGACAGTCGACGCTCGGTGAGTTCTAG
- a CDS encoding helicase HerA domain-containing protein, with translation MAETEHITVATTSPGVGGAEEPGKSVDLPVVELLTGRGFVTGKSGSGKSNTASVIAEKLLDSGFGMLIVDIDGEYYGLKEEYEILHAGADDECDIQVTAEHAEKIASLALEQNVPIILDISSFLDGDEAEELLKEVARHLFAKAKKQKQPFLMLVEECHEWIPENGSVGEVGKMLIKIGKRGRKHGLGMVGISQRPADVKKDYITQCDWLVWHRLTWNNDTKVVGRIIDSQYADAVEDLDDGEAFLMTDWSESIRRVQFHRKQTFDAGATPGLDDFERPELKSVSDDLVSELSEISEEKQQTEDRVKELREQLDEKNSRIAELETELQDARDMRKMAEQFTDALLQHVDGYNPGRTEKEKQRRRRARWEEDDGESAAETHSDGETTTATADDDLGDPSADQTSGGGFGDAFGMFADDGAAMAGGDASGAPDSDDAAAASAAADGASVSNGGNESESTATAAVDFDFEPQDFTDDRSDGSQSTASANVAESEQSTASEDSASSNGSTASSGALLVERDSSESDYETPSFLHDVEADLRGLDEKARRMLAYYVEQGPDTPLNAHFSAGGSGDRTRAYAYNRQLRLGGFVEHAGCGRYEPVLRELVSDEAPADTSAPDIADAVADLRTVLAGE, from the coding sequence ATGGCCGAGACAGAACACATCACAGTCGCGACGACGAGTCCCGGCGTCGGCGGAGCGGAGGAACCCGGCAAGTCCGTCGACCTCCCGGTGGTCGAACTCCTCACCGGCCGCGGGTTCGTCACCGGGAAGTCGGGGTCCGGGAAGTCCAACACCGCGTCGGTCATCGCCGAGAAACTGCTCGACAGCGGCTTTGGCATGCTCATCGTCGACATCGACGGCGAGTACTACGGACTCAAAGAGGAGTACGAGATCCTCCACGCCGGCGCCGACGACGAGTGCGACATCCAGGTGACCGCCGAGCACGCCGAGAAGATCGCCTCGCTCGCGCTGGAACAGAACGTCCCCATCATCCTCGACATCTCCTCGTTCCTCGACGGCGACGAGGCCGAGGAACTCCTGAAGGAGGTCGCCCGACACCTCTTCGCCAAGGCGAAAAAACAGAAGCAGCCGTTCCTCATGCTCGTCGAGGAGTGCCACGAGTGGATCCCGGAGAACGGCTCTGTGGGCGAGGTCGGGAAGATGCTCATCAAGATCGGCAAGCGCGGGCGCAAGCACGGCCTCGGCATGGTCGGCATCAGCCAGCGCCCGGCCGACGTGAAGAAGGACTACATCACCCAGTGCGACTGGCTGGTCTGGCACCGCCTGACCTGGAACAACGACACCAAGGTCGTCGGCCGGATCATCGACTCGCAGTACGCCGACGCCGTCGAGGACCTCGACGACGGCGAGGCGTTCCTCATGACCGACTGGTCCGAGTCCATCCGCCGCGTCCAGTTCCACCGCAAGCAGACCTTCGACGCCGGCGCCACGCCCGGCCTCGACGACTTCGAACGGCCGGAACTCAAGTCCGTCAGCGACGATCTCGTCTCCGAACTCTCCGAGATCAGCGAGGAGAAACAACAGACCGAGGACCGGGTGAAGGAGCTCCGGGAGCAACTCGACGAGAAGAACTCCCGCATCGCCGAACTGGAGACCGAACTGCAGGACGCCCGCGACATGCGCAAGATGGCCGAGCAGTTCACCGACGCGCTCCTCCAGCACGTCGACGGCTACAACCCGGGCCGGACGGAGAAGGAGAAGCAACGGCGGCGACGGGCCCGATGGGAGGAGGACGACGGGGAGAGCGCGGCCGAAACGCACTCCGACGGCGAGACGACCACGGCAACGGCCGACGACGACCTCGGAGATCCATCCGCGGACCAGACCTCCGGCGGGGGTTTCGGCGACGCCTTCGGGATGTTCGCTGACGACGGGGCCGCGATGGCCGGCGGCGACGCCAGTGGAGCACCGGATAGCGACGACGCGGCCGCCGCGTCCGCTGCAGCCGACGGCGCGAGCGTGTCGAACGGCGGGAACGAGAGCGAGAGCACGGCAACCGCTGCAGTCGACTTCGACTTCGAACCGCAGGACTTCACCGACGACAGGAGTGACGGCAGTCAGTCGACGGCGTCGGCAAACGTCGCGGAGTCGGAGCAGTCGACTGCCTCGGAGGACTCGGCGTCGTCGAACGGGTCGACAGCTTCCAGTGGCGCGCTTCTCGTGGAACGGGACTCCAGCGAGTCCGACTACGAGACGCCATCGTTCCTCCACGACGTCGAGGCCGACCTGCGAGGGCTGGACGAGAAAGCTCGGCGGATGCTGGCGTACTACGTCGAGCAGGGCCCGGACACACCACTGAACGCGCACTTCTCGGCCGGCGGGTCGGGCGACCGGACGAGAGCGTACGCGTACAACCGACAGCTTCGACTCGGTGGTTTCGTCGAGCACGCCGGGTGCGGTCGGTACGAACCTGTGTTGCGAGAACTGGTGAGTGACGAGGCGCCAGCCGACACTTCCGCCCCCGACATCGCCGACGCCGTCGCCGACCTGCGGACCGTTCTCGCGGGCGAGTAG
- a CDS encoding glycoside hydrolase family 3 protein encodes MADRGRSGSPELTRRRLLRASGSAAPLLLAGCSDLEFGGDQATDTTTGSATSGPDGTGSTEDEALRRRVEDLSIREKAGQMTFLALDAQVSEDRARDVVADPGIGGILYGGANPGSFDPEAVASKLNEYQQIATTETDHGLGMVAGIDAVHGNATNEAAVVFPHNVGMGATWRPDLVRKRAAVTSRSLRAMGFQWNFSPVADVLYDPRWGRYYEGFHESPSAVSSFVSAAVEGLESSGDGTATVASSVKHFAGYSMPDAGNDRDDARIPLRDLREKVFPPFEAGVEAGAETVMANSGAVNGTPVHASEWLLRTVLRKQMGFEGVVVSDWADIRNLISEHAFLGHGQFEEGVKVVVNAGVDMYMAAESPGQFVDAVETHVQDGEIPEARVDDAVYRILRLKKRLGLLEDPTVDTNAVTDRVVTQGDFELARETAEQSMTLLTNDDVLPFDGPDTVLVTGPNADDPKSQHGGWTLGWQGLATETTPPTTTILEGIRERAPPDTSVEHVPTDRGAFSEHDAVADAAAAADVVVAVLGEGAYAETDGDVESLALPQGQRELLSVVAEAAAPTVGVLVAGRPRGGDRAFDALDAALMAYYPGSEGGPAVARTLFGDVNPGGRLPFYWPDSTGDVPVASTVRQITPGDADRFPIGHGETYTEFDLTVPAVEPSQVDPAETDTVRIAYDVENEGDRPGDHLAGALIYRNGSDPTTKPWIRVGPFERKTIAPGERQTVTLDVPLDRLAVVGGDVRGRGDWVVPAGTYLAYIEGQETQFTVTQTVSLD; translated from the coding sequence ATGGCAGACCGAGGCAGGAGCGGTTCCCCTGAACTGACGCGCCGACGCCTCCTCCGGGCCAGTGGCTCCGCGGCGCCCCTCCTCCTGGCGGGGTGCTCGGACCTCGAGTTCGGCGGAGACCAGGCTACCGACACGACGACCGGATCCGCAACGTCTGGTCCTGACGGAACCGGATCGACGGAGGACGAAGCGCTCCGACGAAGGGTCGAGGACCTCTCGATCCGCGAGAAGGCCGGCCAGATGACGTTCCTCGCGCTCGACGCACAGGTGTCGGAGGACCGGGCACGCGACGTCGTGGCAGACCCCGGCATCGGCGGGATACTCTACGGCGGAGCGAATCCAGGCTCGTTCGACCCGGAAGCAGTCGCGTCGAAGCTAAACGAGTACCAGCAAATCGCGACGACAGAGACTGACCACGGGCTGGGAATGGTCGCGGGAATCGACGCGGTCCACGGGAACGCCACCAACGAAGCAGCCGTCGTCTTCCCCCACAACGTCGGGATGGGCGCGACGTGGCGGCCCGACCTGGTCCGGAAACGTGCGGCGGTCACCAGTCGGTCGCTCCGCGCGATGGGGTTCCAGTGGAACTTCTCGCCGGTCGCCGACGTCCTGTACGACCCGCGCTGGGGGCGGTACTACGAGGGCTTTCACGAGAGCCCCAGCGCCGTCTCGTCCTTCGTCTCCGCAGCGGTCGAGGGACTGGAGTCGAGCGGCGACGGAACGGCGACGGTCGCGTCGTCGGTCAAACACTTCGCGGGCTACTCGATGCCCGACGCGGGCAACGACCGGGACGACGCGCGCATCCCGCTCCGCGACCTCCGCGAGAAAGTGTTCCCGCCGTTCGAGGCGGGCGTCGAAGCGGGAGCGGAGACGGTCATGGCCAACAGCGGCGCCGTCAACGGGACGCCGGTCCACGCGTCCGAGTGGCTGCTGCGGACGGTCCTCCGGAAGCAGATGGGGTTCGAGGGGGTGGTGGTGTCGGACTGGGCCGACATCCGGAACCTCATCAGCGAACACGCGTTCCTCGGGCACGGACAGTTCGAGGAGGGGGTGAAAGTCGTCGTCAACGCCGGCGTGGACATGTACATGGCGGCCGAGAGCCCCGGTCAGTTCGTCGACGCAGTCGAGACACACGTCCAGGACGGCGAGATTCCCGAAGCCCGCGTCGACGACGCCGTCTACCGGATCCTCCGACTGAAGAAACGGCTCGGCCTCCTGGAGGACCCGACGGTCGATACCAACGCCGTCACGGACCGCGTCGTGACCCAGGGGGACTTCGAACTCGCGCGCGAAACCGCCGAGCAGTCGATGACCCTGCTGACGAACGACGACGTCCTCCCGTTCGACGGCCCCGACACGGTGCTGGTGACGGGGCCGAACGCGGACGATCCGAAGTCCCAGCACGGCGGCTGGACCCTCGGCTGGCAGGGGCTCGCCACGGAGACGACGCCACCGACGACGACGATACTCGAGGGAATCCGGGAACGGGCTCCGCCCGACACGAGCGTCGAGCACGTCCCGACCGACCGGGGGGCCTTCTCCGAACACGACGCCGTCGCCGACGCGGCGGCGGCCGCCGACGTCGTCGTCGCGGTCCTGGGCGAAGGGGCGTACGCCGAGACGGACGGCGACGTCGAGTCGCTCGCGCTTCCGCAGGGACAGCGAGAGTTGCTCTCCGTCGTCGCTGAGGCAGCAGCGCCGACCGTGGGCGTCCTCGTCGCCGGCCGACCTCGGGGCGGCGACCGTGCGTTCGACGCCCTCGACGCGGCGCTGATGGCGTACTACCCGGGCAGCGAGGGCGGGCCAGCGGTCGCGCGCACGCTCTTCGGTGACGTCAACCCCGGGGGGCGGCTCCCGTTCTACTGGCCAGATTCGACGGGCGACGTCCCCGTCGCGAGTACGGTCCGACAGATCACGCCGGGCGACGCCGATCGCTTCCCGATCGGCCACGGAGAGACCTATACCGAGTTCGACCTGACGGTGCCGGCCGTCGAGCCCAGCCAGGTCGACCCGGCGGAGACGGACACCGTCCGAATAGCGTACGACGTAGAGAACGAGGGCGACCGTCCGGGCGACCACCTGGCCGGTGCGCTGATCTACCGTAACGGCTCCGACCCGACGACGAAACCGTGGATTCGCGTTGGCCCGTTCGAACGGAAGACGATAGCGCCGGGCGAACGGCAAACCGTGACGCTGGACGTGCCCCTAGACCGACTGGCCGTCGTCGGCGGTGACGTCCGGGGCCGTGGTGACTGGGTCGTTCCCGCCGGAACCTACCTGGCGTATATCGAGGGACAAGAGACCCAGTTCACGGTCACCCAGACCGTTTCGCTGGACTGA